One genomic region from Mytilus trossulus isolate FHL-02 chromosome 9, PNRI_Mtr1.1.1.hap1, whole genome shotgun sequence encodes:
- the LOC134684072 gene encoding UDP-glucuronosyltransferase 2C1-like encodes MIKILLLLMSLSNHNNLHVHAEKFIAIMAQSKSHMLPMIAISKELEKLNHSVTFVVASRMKTDLINDGFNISTIIAKSLDQFYFEDIIREMVETMMSGARIRALTEWLKGTNALCHGYLNDTVHAQVLAAHHFDYAIVDYAPTLCFSIMAYKLNLPFISLGAFIDPSVNRVPLNPSFMPTLFSSFTDKMTFRERIINTARYLILLLRPSVPSFENLSERYVPEKQSVSNEKIKQMSLMYIADNDMLLEFPHPVPSNVIMCGGLAAAPPIQLPDKLKDFVENSSDGIVVVSFGSIIKTLPSETLSKMLEAFNMVTNLNFVVATGKEVKYVQNVLMLPWIPQNDLLGHLKTKLFITHGGKSSVFEALHHGIPMIVFPIGVDQPANAAVITSKHYGITMDFYHFTIQVLVENIKNIAFNDQFKSNIMRASAIFHGRPQTPSERAAYWINLVTKYGNEHFRHSSLDMPWYSFYLIDIIITFITIGFSSVMCLQWICCRAKRKHKQE; translated from the coding sequence atgattaaaatactTTTACTTTTGATGTCTTTAAGTAACCACAATAATTTACACGTACACGCAGAAAAGTTCATTGCGATAATGGCACAGTCAAAAAGTCACATGTTACCAATGATTGCAATATCGAAGGAGTTAGAGAAGTTAAATCATTCAGTAACATTTGTTGTGGCATCAAGGATGAAAACTGACTTGATAAATGATGGATTTAATATTTCAACCATTATTGCAAAGAGtcttgatcaattttatttcgaAGACATTATACGAGAGATGGTTGAAACGATGATGTCAGGAGCTAGAATAAGAGCATTGACCGAGTGGTTGAAAGGGACCAACGCACTCTGTCATGGATATTTAAATGATACGGTGCATGCGCAAGTACTAGCCGCCCACCATTTTGATTATGCCATTGTGGACTATGCACCTACTCTCTGTTTCTCTATCATGGCGTATAAATTAAACCTGCCGTTTATTTCTTTAGGGGCCTTTATTGACCCTTCAGTGAACAGAGTGCCATTAAACCCATCATTCATGCCAACCCTGTTTTCTAGTTTTACTGATAAAATGACTTTCAGAGAAAGAATTATAAATACTGCCAGATATTTAATATTGTTACTACGTCCATCGGTACCTTCTTTTGAGAATTTATCAGAACGATATGTACCAGAAAAACAAAGTGTTTCTaatgagaaaataaaacaaatgtcctTAATGTATATTGCTGATAATGATATGTTGTTAGAATTTCCACATCCGGTCCCGTCGAATGTCATCATGTGTGGTGGACTAGCTGCAGCACCTCCGATTCAGTTACCTGACAAACTAAAGGATTTTGTTGAAAACTCATCAGATGGCATCGTAGTTGTGTCATTCGGAAGCATTATCAAGACTCTTCCTTCGGAAACACTCAGCAAAATGCTCGAAGCGTTTAATATGGTAACGAACTTAAATTTCGTAGTTGCCACAGGAAAAGAGGTCAAGTATGTTCAAAATGTGTtgatgttgccatggataccaCAAAATGACTTATTAGGACATCTGAAAACTAAGTTATTCATCACTCATGGAGGTAAAAGTAGTGTTTTCGAGGCTCTACACCATGGCATACCAATGATAGTTTTTCCAATTGGCGTCGACCAGCCAGCAAATGCTGCGGTCATTACATCCAAACATTATGGAATAACTATGGacttttatcattttacaaTTCAAGTCTTAgtagaaaatatcaaaaatattgcCTTCAATGACCAATTTAAATCGAACATAATGAGAGCTTCTGCCATTTTTCATGGCCGTCCACAAACTCCGTCTGAACGAGCTGCGTACTGGATTAATTTAGTTACCAAATATGGTAACGAACACTTTCGACATTCTTCTTTAGATATGCCTTGGTATTCATTCTACCTTATAGACATAATTATTACCTTTATCACAATAGGATTTTCATCAGTGATGTGTCTACAATGGATTTGTTGTAGAGCtaaaagaaaacacaaacagGAGTAA